Sequence from the Sediminitomix flava genome:
ATTGTAGAATCCTCTGATCTTATTATTGCGATAGGTTGTTTATTAAATGATACAAATAGTGCAGCGTTCTCAGTTAAAAGAGATAAAAGTAAAACAATTAATATTCAAGACGATTTTACAGAGGTATTTAGGGCTAGATACGAAAATGTACCAATGGCTGACTTACTTGTCGAGCTGACGAATAGTGTCACTAAATCGACAAGAGAATTGCCTGTCGTTGTTAATAAACAAGCAGATTTTTTCCCGAAGGGAACAGACCCAATGACCTATGATTATTTGCTTCAACAATTGGAAGGAACATTTGAAGCTGGCGATACTATTATGGTGGAAACGGGTACTGTCATGATGGGGGCTTCAAGTTGGAAGTTGCCTTCAAATGTAGAATTTCATAATCAAGGTTTATGGATGTCTATAGGTTACGCAACTCCTGCAACCTTGGGGGCAGGAATGGCAGCACCTAATAATCGTCTATTCTTGATTACGGGAGAGGGTTCTCATCAACTGACAGCTCAAGAAATCTCAAATATGTACAGAAATGGATTGAAACCGATCATCATTGTCATTGATAATAAAGGCTATACAATTGAACGTTATCTGTGTGATGATCCTTTTGATGCTTTCAATGAGATTGCATGCTGGAATTATGAAATGTTACCTGAAGCTATGGGTATTGATGATGCTTATGTCAGAAATGTATATACAGTGGAAGAATTTGACACAGCTTTAAAACAAGCCGTTAAATCAGACAGATTTAGCTATATCACTGTTCAGATTGAAGAAATGGATGCTCCGAACGTAATGAAAGTTATTCGTTCTAAACGTGAGCAAGTGTATAATCACTAATTTTTAGATAGTTTATAAAGAAAAAGTTCTGAAAGACTGTCTCTCAAAGAATTGAATAGAGGAATCTTGTTTCTTTAGATAAAGAGACTTCTAATTCTCATTGAACCTGTATTTATAGTATTCAGATACTATGAAATACAGGTTTTTTGTTTTAATAGATTATAAATCCCCAAAAATCAATTTATAATGCTTTAAGTATAATTCTTCACCTTAACGATTTTATGTAAACGCCTGCTATAAACGTGCAAATGATTTCTTTTTCAATACTGCACCTTTGTATCGTCAGTTTAGGAAAGGGCTTTAAAAGAGATTGGTTTCTAGGGAATTAAAATCTTACAATGATTTCAAAGCTCCTCTCTTCAGACAATTGAAAAACCAAAAAGATATAAAGATGTACGTTAGTAATTACAAAAGATCGAAAATCGTTTTAGATGAAAAACAACAGGCTATTCTAGATGGGAGTGAAGGATCAATAGTTGCAAAAGCAATGAAGACCATGGTTGATATTGGAGAATCTCTTGGTGCTGAGAAAATGGTACCAATTTCTTTCTCACACATTACAGGTTCTTTTGCCATGTCTTCTTTCCACGGTTATTATGAACTTCTTGATCAGTTAGTGGATGCTGGCGCTAAAGTGAAAGTACCAACCACTTGTAATCCTTACCCTGGTAGAGAGTTCTCGTTTATCAATAGAAAATTTTACAGACCTCAGATTCACCACATTGAATGTTTTAAGAAGCTAGGTATTATTCAGAACTGGTCTTGTGTTGCGTATTATGAAGATAACGTTCCGAAGCTAGGTGACATTGGAGGATGTGGAGAATCTTCGGTAGTAGTTTATATGAACTCAATGCTTGGTGCAAGAACAAATATTTGGGGAGTACTAACCGACTTTTATCAAGCGATTTGTGGATATACACCTTATTTTGGTTTGCTGATAGATGAAAATAGATATGGTAAAATTGTATTTGATATAAGTGAATTAGAAAATCCTGACCCAGATGCTTTAGGTTTGTTTGTTGGTAAGACTGCCGTAGATAAAATACCTGTTATTACGCATTATCCTTTCAATAAGTATCAAATGAAGCATTTGCTTTCAGCAACAAACTCTTCAGGAGCTTGTCGAATGGTACACGTAGAAGGAGTTACTCCAGAAGCGCCAGACGTAAAAACAGCATTAGGCGGTAAAGAACCTGAAAAAGTAATTAAAGTAACCCAAGCCGACTTAGATGAAATGAGAGCAACTAAGGAGGTACAAAAAGATACTGATGTTATTGTATTTGGTTGTCCTCAGCTGACTTGTAAAGAAGTTTTGGATTTAGCTCCTCAGTTTACGGGTAAATTTGTAAGCAAAAGAGTGTTGATGAGTATTTCTCCATTGGAGCTAGAACGTTTGAAAAAATTCCCAGAATATACAGACTTACAATTGGCAGGAGTGGAGTTTGTACCAGCATGCCCATTAACCTATTTGACGATTAGAGAAAAAGGATTGAAGAATGTCTTGACGGATAGTGGTAAACTTCATTACTATTTGAAAGGTGCACAATTTGGTTCTACACATGACCTAATGAAAGAGGCAGGTGTCGCATAATCTTAATGAATTAATCAAAAACAATTATTAAAATAAACTACAAAAAACTATACTAATATGTCAAACAATACAGAAGTAATCGGAAAAGGTGGAGTATTAATAGAAGGTGCAATAGAGGCTCCAATCCTAATTTCAAAACAAGGTTTTAATGGTGTTGCTGCTTGGACAAAAGAAGAAAATTTTAAAGATGGACATGAAGCGGTTTGCTATGATTGGCAACATGAGTGGAATGGTGTTGATCTGAAAGGTAAAATCATCGCTTTCCCTACAGAGGTTGGTTCTACCCATGCGCCGCTTCCTTACATTGATCTTGTAAAAGATAAAAATGGACCTGCAGGAATAATTGTGACAGTACCAGATCCGTTAGTAGCTATTGGTGTAATCATATCAAAAGAGTGGTACGGTCCGTCTATTCCTCTAATTGAGTTCCCTATCGATGAGTTGGAAAAACATGTGAAAAATGGAGATATCGTTCAGATTCAAGAAGACGGTACTATTTCCATTAAAAAGTCATAAGTGTAATTGATGAGAGTGTAATACCCAAACTAACTATTACTTGTTGTTTTCATTATTGAAAATGAAATGATATAACTTATCTACTATTCGTAGTTCGTGTTATTTACGTTTGTTCTCTTAAAAGCTTGATATTTTTATATCAAGCTTTTTTTGTTGATTTATGAGAAAAGTATTTCTCAGCCATCAGATGGTATCTATTGATTTATAATAGGAGAAGGTCAAGAAATACTAACTTCTTGAAACTTAATGTACTCTTTTTCTTTTCAAAGAATATGTACAAGGATTATTAATCCTAATTCACGAAGACCCAAAGAACAATGGAAAATACAGAGCCTTATAAGCTTTATGCAAATGTAGAAGAACCTCACAAAGCTTTTAAAAAACTAGCCGAAGAACAAAACGGGAGTTGGAATGGTGAAGAGTTACAGGTTCATAATGATCTATTTGATCTGAATCTTATTTCCTACCATTATATGGATGGTTTATATGTTGAGTTTAGTAACATGGCTACAAGAGAACCTACATATCTAATACATGAGCCTCATGGAGATAAACACTTTATTATAATTCGTATTGGTTTTACAGGATCTTACGGTAAAAATCAGAATACTAGAAAGTTTAACCATGACGGTATCTTTATATATAATTCAAATCAGCAATTAGATATTGAGTATCCTGTTCAGTCGAATAATCATTGGATGATTATACGTTTTCCAATTACTGATTATCAAAAAATTGATAGAGACCCCTCTTTTAAACTGAAAAAGTTATTTGAAGATAAAAGTCCATGGTTCCAATATTATTCTTTAGACCCAGAGATCGAAAGCTATGTTAAAGAGGTGCACACTATTTCGGAAAATATAAGCCGAAGAAGGATGGTCTTTTTTTCAAGGGCTATTGATATATTGGCAGCTTTAAAGGATAAGATGGAAACGGATGAAATTCATGTTCCTAAAGCCAATATTCATCCAGAAGACTTAAAATCAATGCTATTGATTAAAGATCAAATGCTTTTTGATTTTACTGTATTACCTAACCTAGATGATATTAGTAAAGAACACGGAATGAGTATTTCCAAATTGAATCGTCTATTTAAATCTGTCTATAAATTACCTGTATTACAATTTTTCAATCAGCATAAATTGGAAGAGGCGCACAGACATATAAAATACTCCGATAAGAGTTTAACTGAAATTGCTTTTGATCTGGGATTTAGTAATCTAGGGCATATGAGTCGCTCTTTTAAGAGTTATTTTGGTTATAGTCCTTCTTATCTGAGAAGTTCTTTACAGCAGCAGAGTGCATAAATTCTTTAAAATGAGAATGAATTGAAGAAAATAAGTGATTTAGACATGAAAAAAGCCTAGTAAAGACGATATCTCTACTAGGCTTTTGAATAGCTATTTATCTATATCTTATTTCTTAGCTGTTGGGAACAAGAAAGTTACTGAACCTCTCATACCAAATCTAGCTTTCATATTTTCTGGAGCTACAAGATTAAATCTTGGACCTACAGCAAAACTAATTTTTTGATTCCCTAAACTTGTAATACCAGTTAAAGAAGGTGTTAACCAAAGGTCAGCCGATTTTGATTCCCAGTCTTGCGTATATTCAATCATAGCTGAAACACCACCACCACTTGACCAGTTATGTGCTACAAAGGGTTGAATATATAATTGACTAATATCAGAACGTTCTGAATTACCTGCTACACTCCAAATTTGATTAATCAAAGCACCGTAAGTAAGTGTTTTACTTTGTTTTAAGGCTACAGCCGTAGGACCAACACCAAATTTTTGAGCTCCTAGCATATTATTGGAAGCTGTTGGTATCGAAAATGCAGGACCAACACCCCAAATAAATCCATTTTTCATCTTTGAAGGACTAAAGAATCCACTCAATACAATATCTCCTAAACCTGCTTCTGTATTTCCTGCTCCTGTCACATTGTGTTGAGAGACAATTGGAATAATAGCACGAGTAATTAAATTAATATCATCAGATATCTTAGCAGGGATAACGGGCTGCATCTGTAACTGATATCTACTACCATTATGTTCTCCAATACCAAAATCCATGTATTGCATCATGGGAACACTGATAAGGTTCGAAACGGGGTTAGCTAATTTCTGAGCAAGTTCTGCTTTTGAGTGTTCATCACCATCTTGGGCAAAACCAAAATTAAATGAGAAGGCTGAAATAATTAAACCTAGAGAAATACTTTTTAAAAGTTTGTTCATTATCGTTTTGTTGTTGTTTTGAATATTTTTTTGTCAATCTTTCAGAAGTAGTTAGTTTGGTTCCTTTCTGATAAATGACAATGCAAAGGTGCAGTATTGAAAAAGGAATCATAGTCACAATCTGAGTAAGTATTTACATAAAATCGTCAAATTAGTGATTTATAAAATGCAGTTGATAGCTAGTTACTTGCTAGACTCTATATAGGTGCAGATTATTCTTTTAAATAGTTTCTAAATTTTGTTTTCCAATTTTTTCTACCATAAATGAGAAGTGTTTGCAAGAACATTTGACGATTTTATGCAAGTGCAAAATTGAATTATGCAAATCGATAAAATCCAAGATGGAGATATTTGTCAGATCATATTAGACTTAACTTTAATCAAATAACTGACAAATGAATTCTACAGAGTTTTACTATCTATTAGGTATGATTGGTATTGTAGCCTTTGCGGTTACTGCAGTTTTAGCTGTCATCCCAAAAGGAATAGATCTCTTTGGCGCTTGTGTAATGGGCATTATTACGGCAGTAGGAGGAGGAACGATTAGAGATATGATATTGGATGTTCCTGTTTTTTGGTCTCAAGATCTCAATTACATTTGGGTATCACTCTTTGCAAGTATCATCGCTTTTTATGGATATCGATTAATGAACAAGAGGCATATCTATCAGTTGATGCTTTACCTTGATGGCTTAGGAGTTGCCATGTTTATTGTTCAAGGAGCTGATAAAGCAATCGCTTTAGATTTTGGGATGCCAGTAGGGCCCGTAATCTTAGGTTTAACTACAGCAATTGGTGGTGGCTTAATTAGAGATGTTTTAGCAGGTACCTCTACTTTACTTATGAAAAAAGATTTATATGCAGTACCACTCACGATAGGAGCAGTTTTATATATGATTTTGCTAAACGAATATCCTGATTATTCAAATATTATTGGGGTTGGATGCGCCACTTTTACCTTCATTTTAAGAGCAATTGCAATATATAGGGAGATGAAGGTTCCTAATTGGATGATGTTAAAAGCATATGCAAATGATCAAATGAAATAAAACTAATAAACTTACTTACTGATTCTCAATGTCTGCATATAACATTGAATATTTAAAGATGATAACTAGCTGAATTCTCTATTTTTTACACTTCTTTCCTCTATTATTCAGATTGTGAATTAAACATTTAAAAGTTAAATTGCTTTAGCAGAAGAATAAGCCAAAACGCTATTTCATTGCTATAAATAAGTGATTTAATCACTTTACTATCACAATCTGAACCCTAACATAACCCAAGCTCATAACATGAAATTCGCGATTTCACTACTTATCGCATTACTACTTTTTGTGACATTTCAAGGAGTAGCTCAAAATGACGCTGATACACTAAAAGATTTTACCGGACCTGCAGCCGTAGGTAATCAGTTAATAAATGATTCAAGACCAAATAGAGCTACTCGATTTTGGTACGCTTTGGATAGTTTGGATAAAAAGAAAGAGCGATTTTATGAAAGAACGGGCTTTATTGCAGGAGTTGATTACAATTCTCAAATTATGGCTGCGACCAATGTGATTGGGAATACGGTAGGAGCCAGTGGTGTTTTTCGTATTTACGGAAAATGGAATATGGTCAAACCTGGGACTAATCATGAAGGTGGTTTAATTTTTAAGGTGGAAAACAGACATCGCTATTCTGATAATGCCCTGCGAGAATATGGACCTTTAGATGTGGGCTATGCAGGTTTTATGCAATCAGTCTACAATAACCAAAGTTGGCGGGTTACGAACTTATATTGGAGACAAGTTTTAGGTGGTCAAGATAAAGTCGTCATCTATGCTGGTTTTGTAGATATTACTGACTGGACAGATGTATATGTTGTAGCAAGTCCGTGGCAAAGTTTTAATAATTTGGTTTTTGCGACGGGTTCGGGAGCTTTAGGTGGAGGTTATCCCGATGGTTCTTTTGGGGTGATGGTTAATGCTTGGCTTACAGAACAATTCTATGCAACAGCAAGTATAGTTGATACCAATGGTGATCCGACTGAATTTTGGAAAGGATTTGAAAGTTTTTTTGGTGATTTTGAAACGGTAAAAACACTTGAAGTGGGTTATACACCTAATGGACTCAGTTCTGCTTTTTTCAAAAATGCACACATTACATTTTGGCAAGTGGATAAACGAGCTGAGGGAGGAACACCCAATGGATGGGGAATTATTGGCTCATGGAGTTGGCTATACGGAAAATATCTTCCATTTGTACGCTTCGGTTGGGCAGATGATGGGCTGTCTTTTTATGATTATTCAATTAGTGCTGGTTTTGCTTACAATATCATTGGGGCGAGTAATCTTGGTGTTGGTATAAACTTGAATAAACCAAACTCATCAACATTTGGTCTTGACTTAGATACTCAATATTCGGGCGAGTTTTTCTACAAATGGCAAGCAACGCATCATTCCGAGCTTACTCCAAATCTACAGCTTATTGGAAACCCTGCCTTTAATACCAATGATAATTTTTCAGTTGTTTTTGGCCTAAGAGCTAGGGTATTCCTGTAGGAAACCTAAAGATAAACACACTTGTTAACAATGAAATTAACAAGATATACACTTATGGCTTTTCAAAAGAAAGTAATTCAACTTGCCTTTAGTTTACTTGTTGTCATTATTGTGTCTTCAACTACCTTGGTAAAAGCACAAGAATACGATTTAGTAATTTTGAATGGGCGAGTAATAGACCCTGAAACCATGTTGGATGAAATTCTCAACGTGGGTATAAAAAATGGCAATATTGCTATAATTACTCCAAAAGAAATAAAAGGAAAAGAAACAATAGATGCTAAAGATCATGTTGTTGCTCCTGGGTTTATTGACACCCATTTTCATGCCTTAGATGGATTATCTTTGAAAATGGCAGCAAGAGATGGAGTTACTACAGGAATGGATTTAGAGATAGGGGCTATTTTTGTTGATGAATGGTATAAAGCAAAAGAAAATGCTTGGCCGCTTAATTATGGAACTGGCATAAGCCATGAAGGAATTCGTATACAAGTACATGACCCAGAAACCAATTTGCCTAAATGGGCTGATGCGCCTGTACTTTTAGGGAAATTAAGAGCAGATGCATGTGCCGACGGAACTTGTGGTTGGCAAGATACACAAAGTGATGTTGAACATTTGAACCAACTACTCCAACTTGTAGATGAAGCGATGATGCAAGGAGCACTTAGTTTCAGCTCAACAGTAGGATATATGGTTAAGGGGGTTAGTACCTTAGAAATGTTTAAGATGCAAGAATTAGCAGGAGCATACGGAAGAGTTTCTACAGCTCATGTGCGTTTTCATGGTAATCCTGTAAATCCTCAAGCTCCATTGGGTACATCAGAAATTTTAGCGAATGCCTTAGCTCTTGATGCACCTTTATTATTACTACACAATAATGATTTTGGGTGGATGGAAAATGAAGAGAAGTTACAAAGAGCTAGAGAACAGGGGTTCAATGTATGGTCTGAATACTACCCTTACGATGCTGCTTCAACTTCTATTTCATCAAGTTTCTTTAAGCCAGAAATGTATAAAGGCGTATTCAATGCCGTTTATGAGGAAACAATGTATGACCCAATAGCTGATAAGTTTCTTACTGAAGAAGAATATATTAAGACCGCAAAAGCTGACCCTAGTAGATTAGTTGTTGTATTCAGTCCGAGCCGTAAAGAATGGTTGCCTAATTGGTTACGAATGCCACATATGACTGTCGCTTCTGACGCTATTTATTCGGGAAAAGGTGTAGACTCATGGGATCTACCTTATGAAATGTATCAAGGTCACCCTCGTACAGCAGGTACTCGAGCTAAAGTATTACGTTTAGGGCGAGAACAAGGCGTTCCTCTAATGTTTAGTATAGCTCAAATGTCGTATTGGCCTGCAAAACATTTAGGTGATGCGGGTTTGGAAGCCATGCAAAAGCGTGGTAGAATACAAGAAGGAATGGTCGCTGACATTACAATTTTTAACCCAAAAACGGTGACAGATAATGCTACTTATAAATCAGGAGAACAAGGGCTTCCTTCAACAGGTATACCTTATGTGATTGTGAATGGACAATTGGTAGTTAAAGATTCAAAATTTGAAAAGGTTTGGGCAGGACAAGCAATTCGATATCCAATATCTAATGAATCGAAATACGAAGCGATAAGCAAAGAGGAATGGTTAAGACATCATGCTATATCAACTTTTTCAGTACATGAGTTAGAACATGAGGATGAGGATCATAAGCATTAATTACTCATTCTAAAAACAAAGAAGTTGAGTTCAATTTTAAAAAGTGGCTATTCAGATTATAGAATAGTCACTTTTTTTACTTTGACGATTTCGTGCAACAGCTTGATCTCTTTGTGTAAGACTATTTTACAAGAATTCAAGACCTTTGTAAAGGCAAATAAGAATAATGGTTACTAAATCTAAGACTGAATAAAATTGAGAATTTTTCTAAAGAAAGGTTGAACAAAAAGGTTTGCGTATGGAATAAAATTTTGAATTCGTTCTTGGTTAAAAATAGGTAAGTAAAATGAATTAACCCCGATACTAAAGGTAGTTTCGGGGTTTTCATATATAAACTATAAGCTACTTTTTATTATTTTTCAAAACGATGGAAATATAGCCATATCTTGTAGGTCTTTTTTTATAAGATTCGGTGTT
This genomic interval carries:
- a CDS encoding amidohydrolase family protein: MKLTRYTLMAFQKKVIQLAFSLLVVIIVSSTTLVKAQEYDLVILNGRVIDPETMLDEILNVGIKNGNIAIITPKEIKGKETIDAKDHVVAPGFIDTHFHALDGLSLKMAARDGVTTGMDLEIGAIFVDEWYKAKENAWPLNYGTGISHEGIRIQVHDPETNLPKWADAPVLLGKLRADACADGTCGWQDTQSDVEHLNQLLQLVDEAMMQGALSFSSTVGYMVKGVSTLEMFKMQELAGAYGRVSTAHVRFHGNPVNPQAPLGTSEILANALALDAPLLLLHNNDFGWMENEEKLQRAREQGFNVWSEYYPYDAASTSISSSFFKPEMYKGVFNAVYEETMYDPIADKFLTEEEYIKTAKADPSRLVVVFSPSRKEWLPNWLRMPHMTVASDAIYSGKGVDSWDLPYEMYQGHPRTAGTRAKVLRLGREQGVPLMFSIAQMSYWPAKHLGDAGLEAMQKRGRIQEGMVADITIFNPKTVTDNATYKSGEQGLPSTGIPYVIVNGQLVVKDSKFEKVWAGQAIRYPISNESKYEAISKEEWLRHHAISTFSVHELEHEDEDHKH
- a CDS encoding alpha-keto acid decarboxylase family protein, with protein sequence MMKKKLTVAAYLVDRLRALGVTDYFGVPGDFNFNMITAIEEDKETKWVGCCNELNAGYAADGYARIKGIGAVVTTMGVGELSAVNAVAGSYAENVPVIKIVGTPALSVQNAKVPIHHTLGNGDYGVYQRMYAEVTAANAFITQENAVEEIDRVIETVMTKKLPGYINLPADVCLMKIEAPEGTAFHHEYDKNNLKDAVSAIAKQIQQAENPVIVADYKVLRFGLKEQLQAFIEQSNLPATTLVMGKGAIDEKHPNFIGTYNGELINPDTKNIVESSDLIIAIGCLLNDTNSAAFSVKRDKSKTINIQDDFTEVFRARYENVPMADLLVELTNSVTKSTRELPVVVNKQADFFPKGTDPMTYDYLLQQLEGTFEAGDTIMVETGTVMMGASSWKLPSNVEFHNQGLWMSIGYATPATLGAGMAAPNNRLFLITGEGSHQLTAQEISNMYRNGLKPIIIVIDNKGYTIERYLCDDPFDAFNEIACWNYEMLPEAMGIDDAYVRNVYTVEEFDTALKQAVKSDRFSYITVQIEEMDAPNVMKVIRSKREQVYNH
- a CDS encoding aconitase X catalytic domain-containing protein encodes the protein MYVSNYKRSKIVLDEKQQAILDGSEGSIVAKAMKTMVDIGESLGAEKMVPISFSHITGSFAMSSFHGYYELLDQLVDAGAKVKVPTTCNPYPGREFSFINRKFYRPQIHHIECFKKLGIIQNWSCVAYYEDNVPKLGDIGGCGESSVVVYMNSMLGARTNIWGVLTDFYQAICGYTPYFGLLIDENRYGKIVFDISELENPDPDALGLFVGKTAVDKIPVITHYPFNKYQMKHLLSATNSSGACRMVHVEGVTPEAPDVKTALGGKEPEKVIKVTQADLDEMRATKEVQKDTDVIVFGCPQLTCKEVLDLAPQFTGKFVSKRVLMSISPLELERLKKFPEYTDLQLAGVEFVPACPLTYLTIREKGLKNVLTDSGKLHYYLKGAQFGSTHDLMKEAGVA
- a CDS encoding carbohydrate porin — its product is MKFAISLLIALLLFVTFQGVAQNDADTLKDFTGPAAVGNQLINDSRPNRATRFWYALDSLDKKKERFYERTGFIAGVDYNSQIMAATNVIGNTVGASGVFRIYGKWNMVKPGTNHEGGLIFKVENRHRYSDNALREYGPLDVGYAGFMQSVYNNQSWRVTNLYWRQVLGGQDKVVIYAGFVDITDWTDVYVVASPWQSFNNLVFATGSGALGGGYPDGSFGVMVNAWLTEQFYATASIVDTNGDPTEFWKGFESFFGDFETVKTLEVGYTPNGLSSAFFKNAHITFWQVDKRAEGGTPNGWGIIGSWSWLYGKYLPFVRFGWADDGLSFYDYSISAGFAYNIIGASNLGVGINLNKPNSSTFGLDLDTQYSGEFFYKWQATHHSELTPNLQLIGNPAFNTNDNFSVVFGLRARVFL
- a CDS encoding helix-turn-helix domain-containing protein yields the protein MENTEPYKLYANVEEPHKAFKKLAEEQNGSWNGEELQVHNDLFDLNLISYHYMDGLYVEFSNMATREPTYLIHEPHGDKHFIIIRIGFTGSYGKNQNTRKFNHDGIFIYNSNQQLDIEYPVQSNNHWMIIRFPITDYQKIDRDPSFKLKKLFEDKSPWFQYYSLDPEIESYVKEVHTISENISRRRMVFFSRAIDILAALKDKMETDEIHVPKANIHPEDLKSMLLIKDQMLFDFTVLPNLDDISKEHGMSISKLNRLFKSVYKLPVLQFFNQHKLEEAHRHIKYSDKSLTEIAFDLGFSNLGHMSRSFKSYFGYSPSYLRSSLQQQSA
- a CDS encoding aconitase X swivel domain-containing protein codes for the protein MSNNTEVIGKGGVLIEGAIEAPILISKQGFNGVAAWTKEENFKDGHEAVCYDWQHEWNGVDLKGKIIAFPTEVGSTHAPLPYIDLVKDKNGPAGIIVTVPDPLVAIGVIISKEWYGPSIPLIEFPIDELEKHVKNGDIVQIQEDGTISIKKS
- a CDS encoding trimeric intracellular cation channel family protein; amino-acid sequence: MNSTEFYYLLGMIGIVAFAVTAVLAVIPKGIDLFGACVMGIITAVGGGTIRDMILDVPVFWSQDLNYIWVSLFASIIAFYGYRLMNKRHIYQLMLYLDGLGVAMFIVQGADKAIALDFGMPVGPVILGLTTAIGGGLIRDVLAGTSTLLMKKDLYAVPLTIGAVLYMILLNEYPDYSNIIGVGCATFTFILRAIAIYREMKVPNWMMLKAYANDQMK